From the Saccharobesus litoralis genome, one window contains:
- the ltrA gene encoding group II intron reverse transcriptase/maturase, with amino-acid sequence MKVYYSLYSRILNADALYSAFKKVNKSKGAAGIDRQSLSDYASDLDNNLNTLLIELQTKTYQPLPVKRVEIPKDDGGIRLLGIPAVRDRIVQQALKHVLQPIFDPEFHPSSYGYRPKRSCHDAISKATLFIREYRRQWVVDMDLSKCFDRLNHELILAGVKRRVTDGSILRLIKQFLDSGVMIGDFWEASEEGSPQGGVISPLLANIYLDAFDQEMKRRGHRIVRYADDILILCNSQAGAKNALLKATLILEKELKLTVNRTKTHIAHSGDGVKFLGVEIGSQYTRIQDKKLKRFKSKVKEITKRNQGRNIESVIKELNPVVRGFVNYFRIANCKREFDKLAGWIRRRLRAIQLKQWKRPAKLHRRLKQLKYKPPFKFIKMNSWRNSASPLSSFAMPNSWFTELGLFNPSEVKTGWLVLTDKI; translated from the coding sequence ATGAAGGTATATTACAGTCTGTATAGTCGTATACTCAACGCAGATGCGTTATACAGCGCTTTCAAAAAAGTGAATAAAAGCAAAGGCGCGGCCGGAATAGATAGGCAGAGCCTGAGTGATTATGCATCTGATTTGGATAATAACCTGAATACGTTGCTAATCGAACTGCAAACGAAAACCTACCAGCCACTACCAGTCAAACGGGTAGAAATCCCGAAAGACGATGGAGGGATCAGGCTGTTAGGTATCCCCGCAGTGAGAGACCGTATAGTCCAGCAAGCATTAAAACACGTGCTTCAACCGATTTTCGACCCTGAATTTCATCCATCGAGTTATGGATACAGGCCGAAAAGAAGTTGCCATGATGCTATCAGCAAAGCGACGCTCTTTATCAGAGAGTACCGTCGTCAATGGGTAGTGGATATGGATTTGTCTAAATGCTTTGACCGACTCAATCATGAGTTGATATTAGCAGGCGTTAAACGCAGAGTGACAGATGGCAGTATTTTAAGGTTGATAAAGCAATTTCTAGACAGTGGCGTGATGATTGGTGACTTCTGGGAAGCGAGTGAAGAAGGCAGCCCGCAAGGCGGAGTGATAAGCCCGTTACTGGCGAACATCTACCTAGACGCATTTGACCAAGAAATGAAACGGCGAGGTCACAGGATAGTGAGATATGCCGATGATATTTTGATTTTATGCAATAGTCAGGCAGGGGCGAAGAACGCCTTACTCAAAGCGACCTTGATACTAGAAAAGGAACTGAAATTGACCGTTAATAGAACGAAAACGCACATTGCGCACAGTGGTGATGGTGTTAAGTTTTTAGGTGTTGAAATCGGTAGCCAATATACACGGATACAAGATAAGAAACTCAAACGGTTCAAAAGCAAAGTCAAAGAGATCACCAAACGTAATCAAGGACGGAATATTGAGAGTGTGATTAAGGAATTAAATCCAGTGGTGAGAGGCTTTGTAAACTATTTCAGAATTGCGAACTGCAAAAGGGAATTTGATAAGCTAGCAGGATGGATAAGAAGAAGGTTAAGAGCGATCCAATTGAAACAATGGAAACGGCCAGCGAAGTTACACAGGCGACTTAAGCAATTGAAGTATAAACCGCCATTTAAGTTCATCAAGATGAACTCGTGGCGCAATTCAGCGAGCCCATTGTCGAGCTTTGCGATGCCGAATAGTTGGTTCACAGAACTTGGCTTATTTAATCCTTCGGAAGTTAAAACGGGATGGCTTGTCTTAACCGACAAGATATGA
- a CDS encoding zeta toxin family protein: MPRLRLIAGPNGSGKTTLTDALRHKYDVPLGQYTNPDEVELSLKEAISDKLERSKLAQKISKDQREKWLTEGISHSYESVMSHESHLEYINKANNLGFKTYLYYVCIADPEINLSRVDERVISGGHPVPEEKIIARYHRSLNQLFEMASQCRRVYFFDNTNTLTPFAEVTPSGTLDIKEAVYYTLRPEWFRANVLKKWDKSKVRIIR, from the coding sequence ATGCCTAGATTAAGGCTTATTGCTGGGCCGAATGGCTCAGGTAAGACAACCTTAACGGATGCGTTAAGACATAAATATGATGTTCCATTAGGGCAATATACCAATCCAGATGAAGTCGAATTATCATTAAAAGAGGCTATTTCTGATAAACTTGAACGCTCGAAATTAGCTCAAAAAATATCTAAAGATCAAAGAGAAAAGTGGCTTACTGAAGGTATATCTCATAGCTATGAATCAGTGATGAGTCATGAAAGTCATTTAGAGTATATTAATAAGGCAAATAATTTAGGCTTTAAGACTTATTTATATTATGTCTGTATCGCTGATCCTGAAATTAATTTGAGCAGAGTTGATGAAAGGGTTATTTCTGGCGGTCATCCCGTACCAGAAGAAAAAATAATTGCAAGATACCATCGCAGTCTAAATCAGTTGTTCGAGATGGCCTCACAATGTCGACGAGTTTATTTTTTTGACAATACTAATACGCTAACGCCTTTTGCTGAAGTAACCCCAAGCGGAACTTTGGATATTAAAGAGGCTGTATATTACACCTTACGACCAGAGTGGTTTCGAGCCAATGTATTGAAAAAGTGGGATAAGTCTAAAGTTCGGATTATTAGGTAG
- a CDS encoding IS3 family transposase (programmed frameshift) has translation MTNKKSRKRYTTEFKAEALKLAERVGVKEAANQLGVYESQIYNWRLKAQKRSTVSQRESDLAAEVAKLKRQLAEQDEELSNLKKGGYLLREEPKISRFEFMLEHQHRFKMKTMVSVLDVSRSGYYAWRKQDGNPSPRQQKRQERDEKVKAAFDASKGRDGARRIQVELEENGTQADVKTINDSMKRQGLEAKATRKFKVTTDSNHKLPVAPNLLNQEFSAKAPNEKWVSDITYLATSEGWLYLAVFIDLYSRAVVGWSMAPRMTSDLVCDALTMAQFKRDMPKGVLIHSDQGSQYCSHAFRDIINTHEHKQSMSRKGNCWDIAVAESFFHSMKVEAIDNELMKTREEMRQTVFEYIEVDYNRTRRHSALGYLSPENYELKKIA, from the exons ATGACAAACAAGAAATCCCGCAAAAGATACACTACCGAATTCAAAGCAGAAGCCTTGAAACTAGCAGAAAGAGTTGGTGTTAAAGAAGCTGCTAATCAGTTAGGCGTTTATGAATCACAAATTTATAACTGGCGATTAAAAGCACAAAAGAGATCAACAGTCAGCCAACGAGAATCAGACCTTGCAGCTGAAGTGGCAAAATTGAAACGTCAACTTGCTGAGCAAGATGAGGAACTATCCA ATCTTAAAAAAGGCGGCTACCTACTTCGCGAAGAACCTAAAATAAGCCGATTTGAGTTTATGTTAGAACATCAGCACCGATTCAAAATGAAAACAATGGTATCGGTGTTGGATGTGTCGCGTAGTGGGTATTATGCATGGCGAAAACAGGATGGAAACCCCAGCCCTAGACAACAAAAAAGGCAAGAGCGGGACGAAAAAGTAAAAGCCGCATTTGATGCAAGTAAAGGCCGCGATGGTGCTCGGCGTATTCAAGTCGAATTAGAGGAAAATGGCACGCAAGCAGACGTGAAAACGATTAATGACAGTATGAAACGGCAAGGGTTAGAAGCCAAAGCCACCCGTAAATTTAAAGTAACGACGGATAGTAATCACAAGCTCCCCGTTGCTCCTAATCTACTTAATCAAGAGTTCAGCGCCAAAGCACCCAATGAAAAATGGGTATCGGATATCACGTATTTGGCAACCAGTGAGGGGTGGCTTTATTTAGCCGTGTTTATAGACCTTTACTCGCGAGCGGTCGTAGGATGGTCGATGGCACCAAGAATGACGTCTGACTTGGTTTGTGACGCACTCACGATGGCTCAATTTAAACGAGACATGCCTAAAGGCGTGCTTATCCATAGTGACCAAGGTAGCCAATATTGCTCACACGCGTTTAGGGACATAATCAACACACATGAGCATAAGCAAAGTATGAGTCGTAAAGGGAATTGTTGGGATATAGCAGTCGCTGAAAGCTTCTTTCACTCGATGAAAGTTGAAGCGATTGACAATGAGCTAATGAAAACCCGAGAAGAAATGCGCCAAACTGTTTTTGAATATATTGAAGTTGATTATAATCGAACGAGGCGACATAGTGCGCTTGGCTATCTTAGCCCTGAAAACTACGAATTAAAGAAAATAGCTTAA
- the tnpA gene encoding IS66 family insertion sequence element accessory protein TnpA has protein sequence MTTDKQAFWQTHIEQWQMSGLSQAAYCRQHNLSQNSLSYHKHKIGNPNPPCHVSTVTNGFARVQVMESYTTSEPLSVQLNNGLKVCGINHHNLELVKQLAQVLS, from the coding sequence ATGACTACAGATAAACAAGCATTCTGGCAAACTCACATCGAACAATGGCAAATGTCAGGGTTAAGCCAAGCCGCCTATTGCCGTCAGCACAACTTATCTCAAAACAGTTTAAGTTACCATAAACATAAAATAGGCAATCCCAATCCACCCTGCCATGTGAGCACCGTTACCAACGGATTTGCTCGTGTGCAAGTCATGGAAAGTTACACAACCAGTGAGCCACTGAGTGTACAACTGAACAATGGCCTTAAGGTGTGTGGGATTAACCATCATAACTTAGAGTTGGTTAAACAATTGGCTCAGGTGTTGTCATGA
- the tnpB gene encoding IS66 family insertion sequence element accessory protein TnpB (TnpB, as the term is used for proteins encoded by IS66 family insertion elements, is considered an accessory protein, since TnpC, encoded by a neighboring gene, is a DDE family transposase.) — protein MSQVMRPNTALTQVYLYCQPVDFRKSFRGLSAIVECELGHNPFEGHLYAFTNRQRNKIKCLFWENNGFVLYYKSLAEEKFRWPRHNEEVMTLTGQQINWLLDGYDISAMRGHKKLNYESVF, from the coding sequence ATGAGCCAAGTGATGCGCCCCAATACGGCACTCACACAGGTTTATCTTTACTGTCAGCCAGTTGATTTTAGAAAGTCATTTCGTGGGTTATCCGCTATCGTTGAATGTGAGTTAGGCCATAATCCATTTGAAGGCCATTTATATGCCTTTACCAATCGTCAACGCAATAAAATCAAATGCCTTTTCTGGGAAAACAATGGCTTCGTCCTTTATTACAAAAGCCTCGCCGAAGAAAAATTCAGGTGGCCTCGTCACAATGAAGAGGTGATGACGTTAACCGGCCAGCAGATAAATTGGTTACTGGATGGCTATGATATCAGTGCTATGCGAGGCCATAAAAAACTCAATTATGAGTCTGTTTTTTAA
- the tnpC gene encoding IS66 family transposase, protein MKLPPNTPLNLASDSTNIMEDMAALLSEKDDIIDKKTEVIAWQQQRIALLEEYLNLANQKRFGASSEQTKAEQGNLFNEAEITAEPEQEELPLPDTPSKAKTGRKPFSDKLPREQVFAYLSEEDKVGAIDTFFVKVREELDIIPAQVRVLEYMQEKAVFKDKQDKRIIKTADVILHPVAKAMGSVNLMTYIIVSKYADGMPLYRLENIVRRYGGDISRATLANWVIALARQVQPLIHLLREYQHNGSLIMVDETRIQVLKEPGASPTSNKYMWVTLGGEPERQSVLFEYDPSRGEEVPLRLLDGFTNGYLQSDGYAGYNAVCKEYKLTSLGCWDHARRKFKDAQVAQPKKVKNKASKADMALSYINKLYVIERNIKSLSANEKYQARQKQSVPVLNKLKKWLDVQRPKVVKDSLTGKAMTYLHNQWDKLMVYCEDGRLNISNILAENAVRPFAVGRKAWLFADSPAGAHASGIHYSLIETAKVNGLEPYHYLNAVFKALPYADTVEKLEALLPWNFKTENKES, encoded by the coding sequence ATGAAATTGCCGCCGAACACCCCACTAAATCTAGCATCTGACTCGACCAACATCATGGAAGATATGGCGGCATTGTTGTCTGAAAAAGACGATATTATTGACAAAAAAACAGAAGTGATTGCTTGGCAACAACAGCGTATCGCTTTATTAGAAGAGTACCTCAACCTTGCTAATCAAAAACGTTTTGGCGCCAGCAGTGAGCAAACCAAAGCCGAGCAAGGTAACTTGTTTAATGAAGCCGAAATCACCGCTGAGCCAGAACAAGAAGAGTTACCGTTACCGGATACCCCTTCAAAAGCCAAAACAGGACGCAAGCCTTTTTCTGATAAGTTACCACGTGAGCAAGTATTCGCTTATTTATCTGAAGAAGACAAAGTCGGTGCCATTGACACTTTCTTTGTCAAAGTCAGAGAAGAGTTAGATATCATTCCGGCTCAAGTTCGAGTGTTGGAATACATGCAAGAAAAGGCGGTGTTTAAAGATAAGCAAGACAAGCGCATTATCAAAACTGCTGACGTGATATTACATCCTGTGGCTAAAGCCATGGGCAGTGTTAACTTGATGACTTATATTATCGTGTCGAAATATGCTGATGGTATGCCGTTGTATCGTTTAGAAAATATCGTCCGTCGTTACGGTGGTGATATATCAAGGGCGACCTTAGCCAATTGGGTTATCGCGTTAGCGAGGCAGGTTCAGCCACTTATCCATTTACTTCGTGAGTATCAACATAACGGCTCACTGATAATGGTCGATGAAACCCGAATTCAGGTACTCAAAGAGCCTGGTGCATCCCCAACGAGCAACAAATACATGTGGGTCACCCTCGGTGGAGAGCCAGAACGACAATCAGTCCTGTTTGAATATGATCCTTCGCGCGGTGAGGAGGTACCCTTGCGCCTGCTGGATGGATTCACTAATGGCTATCTGCAATCCGATGGATATGCAGGGTACAATGCTGTCTGCAAAGAATACAAACTAACCTCGTTGGGTTGTTGGGATCATGCAAGGCGTAAATTTAAAGACGCTCAGGTCGCGCAACCGAAAAAGGTCAAGAACAAAGCGAGTAAAGCGGATATGGCGCTTAGCTATATCAACAAACTGTATGTGATAGAGCGTAATATCAAATCCTTGAGTGCCAATGAAAAATATCAAGCACGTCAAAAGCAAAGTGTTCCTGTCCTGAACAAATTAAAGAAATGGTTAGATGTGCAGCGCCCCAAAGTGGTCAAAGACAGTTTAACCGGCAAAGCCATGACGTATTTACACAATCAATGGGACAAGTTAATGGTTTACTGCGAAGATGGTCGATTGAATATCAGTAATATCTTAGCCGAAAACGCAGTACGCCCGTTCGCTGTTGGCAGAAAAGCATGGTTATTTGCAGATAGTCCAGCTGGCGCTCATGCCAGCGGAATACATTATAGCTTGATTGAAACGGCTAAGGTGAATGGCCTTGAACCTTATCATTACCTCAACGCGGTATTCAAAGCCTTGCCATATGCAGATACGGTTGAAAAGTTAGAAGCACTCCTACCTTGGAATTTTAAAACAGAAAATAAAGAAAGCTAG
- a CDS encoding AAA family ATPase, whose translation MSDNFRPSSINQSVCIHATKILEKLDSDDEINAEIIENLSNKSQGSCKLLTVRKALSCLRTKVEASSDRTSTLSENLLFICNTFKLPKIGYSIVEFTVLANLNPGFSALLDEHSYSLGVASYSHLLATHFNFDINEVDEVLIKLCGQGVLSRSDTYVLEIPVLPSYLKQVITTELFNSRHCIIKHLIHESSSTELDVKDFPHVNFNLLNSYLSEAIASNLVGVNFLLHGEAGTGKTEFARALAKSNQCKLLEVKATSLIGGELMDELEHRDSGRERLRYLRLVQSILQHDNKTILLIDECESLFEQADKHYSKDLLHNLLEQNAIPCIWITNYSYCLEVSSIRRFNLVQEFTSISPKTIARLTEPALRGLRLSKTFRNQLTQVSNITPANIANAAHVATTIGHSGKAAEETILQIVESTLEASGLKEDDLAYRPAQEFMPQFFNTDANFEPCDVLLKAVQQYKSVRVLLTGVPGTGKTAFVHHLFERADVPLQHVKVSDVLGKYVGESEQNLAQIFRQAHLDGSGILLDEIDALLASRTSLNSHHEKQLVNELLMQIECFDLPLFAATNFEGQLDRAVQRRFDIKLACTYLRPEQVTALFKKTMGIRKLKQKDNSSLTGLKYLTPGDFAIIARRLELGLENIQIVDAIDLLGQENERKQPKSSIGFIN comes from the coding sequence ATGAGTGACAACTTTCGTCCATCATCAATAAATCAGTCGGTATGCATACACGCCACTAAGATCCTCGAAAAGCTCGATTCAGACGATGAAATCAATGCAGAGATCATCGAAAATTTATCCAACAAATCACAGGGTAGTTGCAAGCTTCTAACTGTTCGTAAGGCTTTGTCTTGTCTGCGGACGAAGGTAGAAGCATCTAGTGATCGAACGAGTACGTTGAGTGAAAACCTTCTGTTTATTTGCAACACCTTTAAACTCCCCAAAATAGGCTATTCAATAGTTGAATTTACAGTTTTAGCGAACCTAAATCCGGGATTTTCGGCACTGTTAGACGAACATAGTTATTCGCTGGGCGTGGCCAGCTACTCACATTTACTTGCGACACATTTTAACTTTGATATTAATGAAGTTGACGAAGTCCTAATTAAGCTGTGTGGTCAAGGTGTTCTGTCTCGATCTGACACTTATGTCTTGGAAATCCCTGTCCTACCGAGCTATTTAAAGCAAGTAATCACAACAGAGCTGTTTAATTCTCGACATTGTATTATTAAACATCTAATTCACGAGTCATCTAGCACAGAGCTAGACGTTAAAGATTTCCCACATGTGAACTTCAACTTGCTTAATAGCTATTTGTCCGAAGCAATCGCTTCTAATCTTGTCGGTGTCAATTTCTTGCTACATGGTGAGGCAGGTACAGGAAAGACAGAGTTTGCGAGGGCATTGGCTAAGTCGAACCAATGCAAGCTTCTTGAAGTGAAAGCGACATCGTTAATAGGTGGTGAGCTGATGGATGAGCTAGAGCATCGCGATAGTGGACGTGAACGGTTGCGATACTTAAGACTAGTGCAATCAATATTACAGCACGATAACAAAACCATTCTATTAATAGATGAATGCGAAAGTTTGTTTGAACAAGCCGACAAACACTACTCGAAAGACTTGCTCCATAACCTGTTGGAACAAAACGCAATACCGTGTATTTGGATCACTAATTACTCTTATTGCTTAGAGGTTTCTTCCATACGACGTTTTAACCTTGTGCAGGAGTTTACCAGCATCAGTCCAAAGACGATTGCGCGTTTGACTGAACCGGCATTGCGAGGTCTTCGTTTAAGTAAAACGTTTAGAAATCAGTTAACTCAGGTTAGCAATATAACACCTGCCAATATTGCTAATGCAGCACATGTAGCCACCACTATCGGACATTCGGGTAAAGCAGCAGAAGAAACAATTTTGCAGATAGTCGAGAGTACATTAGAGGCTTCTGGATTAAAAGAAGATGATCTAGCGTATCGTCCAGCTCAGGAATTTATGCCTCAGTTCTTCAACACCGATGCTAACTTCGAACCATGTGATGTTCTGCTTAAAGCAGTTCAACAATATAAATCGGTTCGAGTATTGCTGACGGGTGTTCCGGGTACTGGCAAGACAGCTTTTGTCCATCACCTATTTGAAAGAGCAGATGTTCCACTGCAACACGTAAAAGTGTCTGATGTTTTAGGTAAATATGTCGGTGAGAGCGAGCAGAACTTAGCGCAAATATTTAGACAAGCTCACCTAGACGGCAGCGGCATACTGCTTGATGAAATAGATGCTCTTTTAGCATCACGAACATCTTTAAACTCTCATCATGAAAAGCAACTCGTTAACGAACTGCTCATGCAAATTGAATGTTTCGATTTGCCGCTATTTGCAGCAACCAACTTCGAAGGACAACTAGATCGAGCAGTACAGCGACGTTTTGACATAAAGCTCGCCTGCACTTATTTGCGCCCCGAGCAGGTGACCGCGTTATTTAAAAAGACAATGGGAATTAGAAAGCTCAAACAAAAAGACAACAGCTCGCTCACTGGTCTCAAATACCTAACACCCGGTGACTTCGCAATCATTGCTCGACGTCTTGAGCTAGGCCTAGAAAACATCCAAATAGTCGATGCTATCGATTTACTCGGACAAGAAAACGAACGAAAACAGCCGAAATCAAGCATCGGCTTTATCAACTAA
- a CDS encoding DUF2787 family protein codes for MRILYDGLALPVSEALGERLKKCLENTMEKMTDADILSLSSVILNFRDPDYDAISGGYHPVEIRFEQVNQGWCFSYITDFSYQGQPPFAELAKELDFDFQAGITQIIHCGVMAIENTRDIYCIWEKNFLHYASCDIYQVFISFE; via the coding sequence ATGCGTATTCTTTACGACGGACTCGCTTTGCCTGTTTCCGAGGCTCTTGGCGAACGACTTAAAAAATGTCTCGAAAATACTATGGAAAAGATGACTGACGCAGATATCTTGTCGTTATCTTCAGTGATCTTAAACTTTCGAGACCCCGATTATGATGCGATTAGCGGCGGCTATCATCCTGTTGAAATTCGTTTCGAACAAGTTAATCAAGGCTGGTGCTTTAGCTACATCACAGACTTTAGTTATCAAGGTCAACCACCATTCGCAGAGCTAGCTAAAGAGCTCGACTTTGATTTTCAGGCAGGCATTACTCAAATCATACACTGTGGCGTAATGGCTATTGAAAATACTCGCGACATCTACTGCATTTGGGAAAAGAACTTCTTGCACTATGCAAGCTGTGACATTTACCAAGTGTTTATTTCATTCGAATAG
- a CDS encoding sensor histidine kinase: MNQYNQTRGRSFRIILLSTIIPAVIIPSLLVAAVLIYQLNQNHYKQLTTKMQIKVQGLAEKVQTDLRLLAASLEQVAHDQNVVLVTEHAIFAAKVQDRLRQYANRNPIADITQVYDTTNWPVESHPQDYEMFIAKPLNDIFYKLRDSDSDLALFFQLNTQEFKTLVEQHTGTAYPHDKFIIVGVPLIKRFEGLPNQKTVVGTIVSVIPIDKLISRLPISEQENIAFRYQDQDIATHGQIINNPDDFLFETVELTLRQIQFEIRYAIPKQNAVEPINKALITVLTISLIIIVASIFIAFFMAKQLSQPFNNLSELVKDYSQGDFEAQVPNFNYAEFQLLASLMHTMAGTIMESRQHLEQKVAERTEALAHSNEELTVTLQKLKDMQRHLVESEKMSSLGQLVAGVAHEINTPIGVALTASTSLLSRIQELEANLNDNRLTRSQLNEFMEHLRQASEITFKNLTRAGDLIHNFKSVAVDQSHEELRRFKLANYIEEVLNSLQPQTKKYDVTIESEIDLAIEMQSYPGAIAQIITNFVINSLTHGFSQAQHHTIKVQSYLNDQQLVMIYQDDGKGIPQQDLPKIFDPFFTTKRGDGGSGLGMHIIYNLVVQKLGGTIEAESDLGKGVKFTLLLPLIVEQKTKH, encoded by the coding sequence ATGAATCAATATAACCAAACGCGAGGCCGCAGTTTTCGGATAATTTTACTGAGCACTATCATACCTGCCGTTATTATCCCGTCGTTGCTTGTTGCTGCTGTATTGATTTACCAACTCAACCAAAATCACTACAAGCAACTCACCACTAAAATGCAAATCAAAGTGCAGGGCTTAGCAGAAAAAGTACAAACCGATTTACGATTACTGGCAGCCAGCCTTGAACAAGTAGCACACGACCAAAACGTAGTACTGGTAACAGAACACGCAATATTCGCCGCCAAAGTACAAGACCGCCTGCGCCAATACGCAAACCGTAACCCCATTGCGGATATAACCCAGGTGTATGACACCACGAATTGGCCGGTTGAATCCCACCCACAAGACTATGAAATGTTCATAGCTAAGCCACTGAATGACATATTTTATAAACTGCGAGATAGCGACTCAGATTTAGCCTTGTTTTTTCAACTCAACACTCAAGAATTTAAAACCCTAGTAGAACAACACACAGGCACTGCCTACCCGCACGACAAATTTATTATTGTTGGTGTACCACTAATTAAACGTTTTGAAGGCCTGCCAAATCAAAAAACCGTGGTCGGCACTATTGTCAGTGTCATCCCGATAGATAAACTGATTAGTCGTCTACCCATAAGCGAACAAGAAAACATCGCCTTTCGTTACCAAGATCAAGACATCGCCACCCACGGCCAAATTATCAATAACCCAGATGACTTCTTATTTGAAACAGTTGAATTGACCTTGCGACAAATTCAATTTGAGATCCGTTACGCCATCCCAAAACAAAATGCAGTCGAACCGATCAACAAAGCATTAATAACGGTACTCACTATTAGCTTGATTATTATTGTAGCCTCTATTTTTATAGCCTTTTTTATGGCTAAGCAGTTATCACAACCGTTTAATAATCTTAGTGAATTGGTAAAAGACTACAGCCAAGGCGATTTTGAAGCACAAGTGCCCAACTTTAATTACGCCGAGTTTCAGTTGCTTGCCAGCTTAATGCATACCATGGCCGGTACTATTATGGAATCACGCCAGCATTTAGAGCAAAAAGTGGCAGAACGCACCGAAGCACTCGCCCATTCCAATGAAGAGCTCACAGTCACTTTACAGAAATTAAAAGACATGCAGCGCCATTTAGTAGAAAGTGAAAAAATGTCATCCTTAGGCCAATTAGTTGCTGGCGTCGCTCACGAAATCAACACGCCTATCGGTGTTGCGTTAACCGCTAGCACATCCTTGTTATCTCGAATACAAGAATTAGAGGCTAACCTTAATGACAATCGCCTCACCCGCAGTCAACTTAACGAATTTATGGAACACCTGCGTCAAGCTTCTGAAATTACGTTTAAAAACCTCACCCGCGCAGGCGATTTGATCCACAATTTTAAATCAGTCGCCGTTGACCAAAGCCATGAAGAACTCCGGCGTTTTAAACTAGCCAACTACATTGAAGAAGTACTCAATTCGCTGCAACCACAAACGAAAAAGTATGATGTAACAATAGAAAGCGAAATCGACTTAGCCATCGAAATGCAAAGCTACCCTGGCGCTATCGCGCAAATTATCACCAACTTTGTCATCAACTCACTTACTCACGGCTTTAGCCAAGCACAACACCATACAATCAAAGTTCAAAGTTACTTAAATGACCAACAATTAGTCATGATTTACCAAGACGACGGCAAAGGCATTCCTCAACAAGACTTACCTAAAATATTTGACCCATTTTTCACCACCAAACGTGGCGACGGCGGCTCTGGCCTTGGCATGCACATTATCTACAACTTAGTCGTTCAAAAACTCGGTGGCACCATAGAAGCCGAATCGGATCTCGGTAAAGGCGTAAAATTTACCCTGTTGCTACCCTTGATTGTTGAGCAAAAAACAAAACATTGA